A single Cucumis melo cultivar AY chromosome 4, USDA_Cmelo_AY_1.0, whole genome shotgun sequence DNA region contains:
- the LOC127149051 gene encoding uncharacterized protein LOC127149051: MDKKKDIMESEPNEKGAKRASTHEASSTKKKIKKEKGKQLIIPKEMWKSTLRIIMYCNLQTSYHIIESLSPSCLDLFKEGPFGHLLNLKMTKILLQLLSHLIRRECVSMDNNVHLFNIEGNIVEFGLRDFCLITGLNCGEYPIEDVLDATEENESMVKQLFFRNNTSISIQELKTAFNYHCKSCTDEKELVKLANLYFLYNVLISRQNHNMLDLKHVKMLDDKEKFRNYPWGRLCFSLTKQFIQNAVKSKRKSKNSETESKAYAFLQGFPMVLAY; the protein is encoded by the exons ATGgataagaaaaaagatattATGGAAAGCGAACCAAATGAAAAAGGTGCAAAAAGAGCTTCAACACATGAAGCTTCATCCACCaaaaagaagattaaaaaagagaag ggaaaacaattaattattccCAAAGAAATGTGGAAGTCAACCTTGAGAATCATTATGTACTGTAATCTACAAACTTCTTACCATATTATCGAAAGTTTATCACCTAGTTGTCTAGACTTGTTTAAAGAAGGACCATTTGGACActtgttaaatttaaaaatgacaaaaatactTTTACAACTATTATCACACTTGATTAGAAGAGAATGTGTCTCAATGGACAACAATGTTCATCTTTTCAACATCGAAGGTAACATTGTGGAGTTTGGACTGCGAGATTTTTGTTTGATTACAGGATTAAATTGTGGTGAATATCCTATAGAAGATGTTTTAGATGCAACGGAAGAAAATGAGTCTATGGttaaacaattgttttttagaaataacactTCCATTAGTATACAAGAATTGAAGACTGCTTTTAACTATCACTGTAAATCCTGCACCGATGAAAAAGAGCTAGTAAAATTAGCCAACCTTTACTTCTTGTACAATGTTTTAATTTCGAGACAAAATCACAATATGTTGGATTTAAAACATGTAAAAATGTTGGATGATAAAGAGAAGTTTAGGAATTATCCTTGGGGAAGGTTGTGCTTTAGTCTTACAAAGCAATTCATTCAAAATGCGGTGAAATCCAAAAGAAAGTCTAAGAACTCAGAAACAGAATCTAAAGCGTATGCCTTTCTACAAGGCTTCCCTATGGTTCTAGCTTACTAG